One window of Alosa sapidissima isolate fAloSap1 chromosome 21, fAloSap1.pri, whole genome shotgun sequence genomic DNA carries:
- the LOC121696100 gene encoding uncharacterized protein LOC121696100, giving the protein MALLLLVHINPKLVRKIRLTKAPETLEELYNELRQKLELVGEFCIQYEDSDFGQAVCNLIDIAELPSEKAVLHILWSSEDMPSPPPPTPTRSSSISSLDTASIGSPDSIHSLSSVVRTYRRNVSQWPTPFPIPSFSYDVELILRKGNETFEILGKGLHVTRDVKTEILDKLAQEIFTVKAYPDKHEFESVAAELVNKHPCLKEPGGGTGYAGWTTSIKYKIGNYRSKLRQAGCNEVGVNRRTRREVVDDHGVNRRRRDDDGDGGPEGRFSLKKPKRGEVNHVPDHPESYTEDDLEDLRSSLVEAMKKKNKDMEFISQKMDITFSFRRMEIVEMEPMVSEVLERWPGLFLEEQICQEFTRVTTKDLMGTFKTALEMFTPRLLKLYHARKGAFSREMETLLEMLDKQTSDITSHRRQAAMEGLPIFLRENTEKLFSRCLATDVDDEQTKGIKMGVLTVLDDDDAVINIALVLEETIVLKDIPDTPTALAYLFGLLYALNMEFPKDIRYTFETIQHIFMEMSTNCSQRVRSFKTKLLNQ; this is encoded by the exons ATG GCTTTGTTGCTTCTGGTCCACATAAATCCCAAACTCGTCCGTAAGATTCGGCTGACCAAAGCTCCTGAAACTTTAGAGGAACTGTACAATGAACTGCGTCAAAAACTTGAACTTGTGGGTGAATTCTGTATACAGTATGAAGACTCAGACTTTGGCCAGGCAGTTTGCAACCTGATTGACATAGCAGAGTTACCTTCAGAAAAGGCTGTCTTGCATATTCTGTGGAGCAGTGAGGACAtgccatcaccaccacctccaaCACCAACTCGGTCATCCTCCATCTCTTCCCTTGACACAGCCAGCATTGGATCTCCAGACTCAATCCACAGCTTATCTTCAGTTGTGCGGACATATAGGAGGAACGTTTCACAGTGGCCCACTCCGTTCCCGATACCATCATTCTCATATGATGTTGAACTGATACTCCGCAAGGGGAATGAAACGTTTGAAATATTAGGGAAGGGTTTACATGTAACCAGAGATGTGAAAACGGAGATTCTGGACAAGTTGGCACAAGAAATATTTACTGTGAAAGCCTACCCTGACAAACATGAGTTCGAGTCTGTTGCTGCTGAACTTGTCAACAAACATCCCTGCCTCAAAGAGCCTGGTGGTGGTACTGGATATGCGGGATGGACAACCAGCATAAAGTACAAGATTGggaactacagatcaaaactacGTCAAGCTGGATGTAATGAGGTTGGTGTCAACAGGAGAACAAGAAGGGAGGTGGTGGATGATCATGGTGTCAACAGGCGAAGAAGAGATGATGATGGGGATGGTGGTCCGGAGGGAAGGTTTTCTTTGAAAAAACCAAAGCGAGGTGAGGTCAACCATGTACCAGATCATCCTGAAAGCTACACTGAGGATGACTTGGAAGACCTGAGGTCTTCCCTGGTTGAAGCCatgaagaagaaaaacaagGACATGGAGTTCATCAGCCAGAAGATGGACATCACATTCTCCTTTAGGAGAATGGAGATTGTAGAGATGGAACCCATGGTCTCAGAGGTTCTGGAGAGGTGGCCCGGTCTATTTCTTGAAGAACAG ATTTGTCAAGAGTTCACTCGTGTGACCACCAAGGACCTGATGGGAACATTTAAAACTGCCCTTGAGATGTTCACCCCTCGTCTGCTGAAATTGTATCATGCCAGGAAGGGCGCCTTTAGTCGAGAGATGGAAACCCTTTTGGAAATGCTTGACAAACAG ACATCTGACATCACAAGTCATCGCAGACAGGCAGCTATGGAAGGTCTTCCCATATTTCTGCGGGAGAATACTGAGAAGCTTTTCTCTAGATGCTTG gCAACTGATGTAGATGACGAGCAGACGAAAGGCATCAAGATGGGTGTCCTCACAGTGCTTGATGATGATGACGCAGTCATTAATATTGCCCTCGTGTTGGAGGAAACCATTGTCCTGAAAGATATCCCAGACACCCCGACTGCGCTTGCGTATCTTTTTGGCCTGCTTTATGCCCTCAACATGGAGTTCCCAAAAGACATCAGGTATACCTTTGAAACTATCCAGCACATTTTCATGGAAATGTCCACCAATTGCTCACAGCGTGTCCGGAGCTTCAAGACCAAGCTGTTAAACCAGTGA